The following coding sequences lie in one Thermodesulforhabdaceae bacterium genomic window:
- the csm2 gene encoding type III-A CRISPR-associated protein Csm2, with translation MASLWKELWKDEKTNLVNPEAFSKIAEEWAKKISGEDQNQRKNKTSQLRKFYDEIFKLNQRARAQESNWDEILPYVHLVIAKAAYAKGRGLVTDSFVNELKEMLSNVKTREHLHAVTTFLEAFMAFYKQYRPRD, from the coding sequence ATGGCAAGTTTATGGAAAGAACTTTGGAAGGATGAAAAAACAAATCTAGTTAATCCGGAAGCCTTCTCCAAAATTGCCGAAGAATGGGCAAAAAAGATCAGCGGAGAAGATCAGAATCAAAGGAAGAACAAGACTTCCCAGTTAAGGAAGTTTTACGATGAGATTTTTAAATTAAACCAGAGAGCTCGTGCTCAGGAGAGTAACTGGGATGAGATTCTGCCTTATGTCCACCTGGTTATAGCAAAGGCTGCTTACGCTAAAGGAAGAGGGCTTGTAACTGACAGTTTTGTAAACGAATTAAAAGAAATGCTTTCTAACGTTAAAACCAGAGAGCATTTGCACGCAGTAACGACTTTTCTTGAAGCATTCATGGCTTTCTATAAGCAGTATCGGCCAAGGGATTAA
- the csm3 gene encoding type III-A CRISPR-associated RAMP protein Csm3: protein MKLTAIREYRGRIRVITGLHIGAGDMEMHIGGTDNPVVKHPFTFEPYIPGSSLKGKVRSLMELKSGLMAFTDGKPLSINALGKASQDLKAYGEAIIKLFGTSGAEEEKLAQFGPSRLSFSDCMLAEEFREMARKGDVVLTEIKPENSINRIKGTAENPRFTERVPAGIEFSFYITMKVFDSDNPDDLENKFLEGLKLVEYDALGGSGSRGYGRVKFFFDDENLNRKFQDILVFHKK from the coding sequence ATGAAACTGACGGCAATCAGGGAATATCGCGGGCGTATTAGGGTTATAACTGGATTGCACATAGGTGCTGGCGACATGGAGATGCATATAGGTGGAACTGACAATCCCGTCGTTAAACATCCTTTCACTTTTGAACCATACATTCCCGGATCATCGCTCAAAGGGAAGGTTAGATCTCTGATGGAACTTAAAAGCGGTCTTATGGCGTTCACAGATGGCAAGCCTTTGTCAATAAATGCTCTTGGTAAGGCTTCTCAGGATCTAAAGGCTTACGGTGAAGCGATTATAAAGCTTTTCGGGACAAGTGGAGCAGAAGAAGAAAAGCTTGCCCAATTCGGACCTTCAAGGCTTTCCTTCTCCGACTGCATGCTTGCTGAAGAATTTAGGGAAATGGCTCGCAAGGGTGATGTGGTGTTGACAGAAATTAAGCCGGAAAATTCCATAAACCGAATAAAAGGAACTGCTGAGAACCCTCGGTTTACCGAGCGTGTTCCTGCAGGAATTGAGTTTTCCTTTTACATCACAATGAAGGTTTTTGACAGCGATAATCCTGACGATCTTGAAAATAAGTTCCTGGAAGGATTGAAACTTGTAGAATACGATGCCCTGGGTGGTAGTGGAAGTCGAGGTTATGGAAGAGTGAAATTCTTCTTCGACGATGAGAATCTCAATAGAAAATTCCAGGACATATTAGTTTTCCATAAAAAATAG